Proteins co-encoded in one Oxyura jamaicensis isolate SHBP4307 breed ruddy duck chromosome 7, BPBGC_Ojam_1.0, whole genome shotgun sequence genomic window:
- the PRPF40A gene encoding pre-mRNA-processing factor 40 homolog A isoform X6, whose translation MSGGDSAAAAAAASPQPLPFSLPKPPPLMQLTPGDAVRPVAAAAADQSPKGSRLAGRPDWPAGKPVSLLAPLLPPRGEPEPLMPFGPSSRQPLRGRLLGRCGGGSLLSPAMRPGAVDRGSLMMGHPGMPHYPPMGMHPMGQRPPNMPPVPHGMMPQMMPPMGGPPMGQMPGMMQSVMPGMMMSHMSQAAMQPTVPPGVNSMDAQVGVTPPGTQTTHPVVCAAQQTATTNSSVNEEHSKQKSTWTEHKSPDGRTYYYNTETKQSTWEKPDDLKTPAEQLLSKCPWKEYKSDSGKPYYYNSQTKESRWAKPKELEDLEAMIKAEENSTKPEESTATASAAGEAANATTAATTAAETAAAATTATTAATTASEGETAAASATENESTATATAEEQGQQATSAPAAQEQSAETAANAADDSSKQEGSADAASKKDDDDAQPVKKTYTWNTKEEAKQAFKELLKEKRVPSNASWEQAMKMIINDPRYSALAKLSEKKQAFNAYKVQTEKEEKEEARSKYKEAKESFQRFLENHEKMTSTTRYKKAEQMFGEMEVWNAISERDRLEIYEDVLFFLSKKEKEQAKQLRKRNWEALKNILDNMANVTYCTTWSEAQQYLMDNPTFAEDEELQNMDKEDALICFEEHIRALEKEEEEEKQKSLLRERRRQRKNRESFQIFLDELHEHGQLHSMSSWMELYPTISSDIRFTNMLGQPGSTALDLFKFYVEDLKARYHDEKKIIKDILKDKGFVVEVNTSFEDFVTVISSTKRATTLDAGNIKLAFNSLLEKAEAREREREKEEARKMKRKESAFKSMLKQATPPIELDAVWEDIRDRFVKEPAFEDITLESERKRIFKDFMHVLEHECQHHHSKNKKHSKKSKKHHRKRSRSRSGSESEDDDSHSKKKRQRSESRSVSERSSSAESERSYKKSKKHKKKSKKRRHKSDSPESDIEREKDKKERERESEKDRARQRSESKHKSPTKKRPGKDSGNWDTSGSELSEGELEKQRRTLLEQLDEDQ comes from the exons ATGTCGGGCGGCGACTCCGCGGCGGCGGCTGCCGCGGCCTCCCCTCAGCCGCTGCCCTTCTCGCTGCCCAAGCCGCCCCCCCTCATGCAGCTGACTCCGGGGGACGCCGTCCGGCCcgtggccgccgccgccgccgaccAATCGCCGAAGGGCAGCCGGCTGGCGGGCCGCCCCGATTGGCCGGCGGGGAAGCCAGTCAGCCTGCTGGCGCCGCTGCTCCCGCCCCGCGGCGAGCCCGAGCCCCTGATGCCCTTCGGGCCCTCGTCGCGGCAGCCGCTGCGCGGGCGGCTCCTGGGCAGGTGCGGCGGGGGCAGCCTGCTGAGCCCCGCCATGCGGCCCGGCGCCGTCGACCGCGGCTCGCTCATG ATGGGACACCCAGGGATGCCACATTACCCGCCCATGGGGATGCACCCCATGGGGCAGAGGCCACCGAATATGCCACCGGTTCCGCATGGTATGATGCCTCAGATGATGCCTCCCATGGGAGGACCGCCGATGGGGCAG ATGCCTGGAATGATGCAGTCGGTAATGCCTGGAATGATGATGTCTCACATGTCCCAAGCTGCTATGCAGCCTACAGTTCCG CCAGGGGTGAACAGCATGGACGCGCAAGTAG GTGTAACGCCACCTGGAACTCAG ACAACACATCCTGTAGTTTGCGCAGCTCAGCAAACCGCCACAACCAACAGTTCTGTTAATGAAGAGCACTCTAAACAG AAATCTACGTGGACAGAACACAAATCACCTGATGGAAGAACATACTACTATAATACTGAAACAAAGCAGTCTACGTGGGAGAAGCCAGATGATCTCAAAACACCAGCTGAG CAATTGTTGTCAAAGTGTCCCTGGAAAGAGTACAAATCTGATTCTGGAAAGCCATACTACTATAATTCCCAAACAAAGGAATCGCGCTGGGCAAAACCCAAAGAACTTGAAGATCTTGAAG CAATgattaaagcagaagaaaacag caccaagcctgaAGAGTCAACTGCAACAGCAtctgctgcaggagaagcagcaaacGCAACCACCGCAGCCACAACTGCTGCCGAAACCGCAGCAGCTGCCACCACTGCCACTACTGCAGCAACAACAGCCTCTGAAGGAGaaactgctgcagcttctgcgACAGAAAATGAGAGTACtgccacagccacagcagaggaACAGGGACAGCAAGCGACTTCTGCACCTGCTGCACAGGAACAGAGTGCAGAAACTGCAGCTAATGCAGCAGACGATTCTTCCAAGCAAGAGGGTTCAGCAGA TGCTGCTTCAAAGAAAGATGACGATGATGCACAGCCAGTTAAAAAAACCTATACGTGGAATacaaaggaagaagcaaagcaagcatTTAAAGAACTCCTAAAAGAAAAG AGAGTACCATCTAATGCATCTTGGGAGCAAGCTATGAAAATGATCATTAATGATCCCCGATACAG tGCTTTGGCAAAGTTGAGTGAAAAAAAGCAAGCCTTTAATGCTTACAAagttcaaacagaaaaagaagaaaaagaagaagcaagATCAAAATACAAAGAAGCTAAAGAATCCTTCCAGCGTTTTCTTGAAAACCATGAAAAGATGACATCCACAACAAGATACAA AAAAGCTGAACAAATGTTTGGGGAGATGGAAGTCTGGAATGCAATATCTGAGCGTGATCGTCTTGAAATTTATGAGGATGTCTTGTTTTTTCTGTCTAAGAAAGAGAAG GAACAAGCCAAACAGTTGCGAAAGAGGAATTGGGAAGCTTTAAAGAACATACTAGATAACATGGCTAATGTCACTTACTGCACTACTTGGTCAGAGGCTCAGCAGTATCTGATGGACAATCCTACGTTTGCAGAAGACGAGGAACTTCAGA ATATGGATAAGGAAGATGCGCTGATCTGTTTTGAAGAGCATATCAGGGCActggaaaaagaggaggaagaagaaaaacagaaaagcttgcTTAGAGAAAGAAGGCGGCAGCGTAAAAATAGAGAATCTTTTCAG ATATTTTTAGATGAACTTCATGAGCATGGACAATTACATTCAATGTCCTCTTGGATGGAGTTGTACCCAACCATAAGCTCTGACATCAGATTCACTAATATGCTTGGTCAACCTG GATCAACAGCACTTGATCTTTTCAAGTTCTATGTTGAAGACTTAAAAGCACGTTACCATGATGAAAAGAAGATAATAAAAGACATCTTAAAG GATAAAGGATTTGTGGTTGAAGTGAACACTTCCTTTGAAGACTTTGTCACGGTCATCAGCTCAACTAAAAGAGCTACAACTTTAGATGCAGGAAATATCAAGCTGGCTTTCAATAGC CTGCTAGAAAAGGCAGAAGCCCgtgaaagagagagggaaaaagaagaagctcGTAAAATGAAGCGGAAAGAGTCTGCCTTCAAGAGTATGCTGAAACAAGCTACTCCTCCAATTGAATTGGATGCTGTCTGGGAAGAT ATCAGAGATCGATTTGTGAAAGAACCAGCATTTGAAGACATCACTCTAGAGTccgaaagaaaaagaatatttaaagacTTCATGCATGTACTAGAG CATGAGTGTCAGCACCATCATTCAAAGAACAAGAAACATTCTAAAAAGTCTAAAAAACATCACAGGAAGCGGTCTCGCTCCCGTTCG GGCTCAGAGTCTGAGGATGATGATAgtcattcaaagaaaaaaaggcagcgGTCAGAATCTAGATCTGTTTCTGAGCGTTCTTCCAGTGCAGAATCTg AGAGAAGTTACAAGAAgtcaaaaaaacacaagaaaaagagcaagaagagaAGACACAAGTCT GATTCACCAGAATCAGATATTGAAcgagaaaaagacaaaaaagaaagagagagagaaagtgaaaaggATAGAGCTAGACAAAGATCTGAATCAAAACATAAATCTCCGACTAAAAAACGACCTGGAAAAGATTCT GGTAACTGGGACACTTCAGGCAGTGAGCTGAGCGAAGGGGAGCTGGAAAAACAGAGGCGGACTCTTTTGGAACAACTGGATGAAGATCAATGA
- the PRPF40A gene encoding pre-mRNA-processing factor 40 homolog A isoform X5 gives MSGGDSAAAAAAASPQPLPFSLPKPPPLMQLTPGDAVRPVAAAAADQSPKGSRLAGRPDWPAGKPVSLLAPLLPPRGEPEPLMPFGPSSRQPLRGRLLGRCGGGSLLSPAMRPGAVDRGSLMMGHPGMPHYPPMGMHPMGQRPPNMPPVPHGMMPQMMPPMGGPPMGQMPGMMQSVMPGMMMSHMSQAAMQPTVPPGVNSMDAQVGVTPPGTQTTHPVVCAAQQTATTNSSVNEEHSKQKSTWTEHKSPDGRTYYYNTETKQSTWEKPDDLKTPAEQLLSKCPWKEYKSDSGKPYYYNSQTKESRWAKPKELEDLEAMIKAEENSTKPEESTATASAAGEAANATTAATTAAETAAAATTATTAATTASEGETAAASATENESTATATAEEQGQQATSAPAAQEQSAETAANAADDSSKQEGSADAASKKDDDDAQPVKKTYTWNTKEEAKQAFKELLKEKRVPSNASWEQAMKMIINDPRYSALAKLSEKKQAFNAYKVQTEKEEKEEARSKYKEAKESFQRFLENHEKMTSTTRYKKAEQMFGEMEVWNAISERDRLEIYEDVLFFLSKKEKEQAKQLRKRNWEALKNILDNMANVTYCTTWSEAQQYLMDNPTFAEDEELQNMDKEDALICFEEHIRALEKEEEEEKQKSLLRERRRQRKNRESFQIFLDELHEHGQLHSMSSWMELYPTISSDIRFTNMLGQPGSTALDLFKFYVEDLKARYHDEKKIIKDILKDKGFVVEVNTSFEDFVTVISSTKRATTLDAGNIKLAFNSLLEKAEAREREREKEEARKMKRKESAFKSMLKQATPPIELDAVWEDIRDRFVKEPAFEDITLESERKRIFKDFMHVLEHECQHHHSKNKKHSKKSKKHHRKRSRSRSGSESEDDDSHSKKKRQRSESRSVSERSSSAESERSYKKSKKHKKKSKKRRHKSGNWDTSGSELSEGELEKQRRTLLEQLDEDQ, from the exons ATGTCGGGCGGCGACTCCGCGGCGGCGGCTGCCGCGGCCTCCCCTCAGCCGCTGCCCTTCTCGCTGCCCAAGCCGCCCCCCCTCATGCAGCTGACTCCGGGGGACGCCGTCCGGCCcgtggccgccgccgccgccgaccAATCGCCGAAGGGCAGCCGGCTGGCGGGCCGCCCCGATTGGCCGGCGGGGAAGCCAGTCAGCCTGCTGGCGCCGCTGCTCCCGCCCCGCGGCGAGCCCGAGCCCCTGATGCCCTTCGGGCCCTCGTCGCGGCAGCCGCTGCGCGGGCGGCTCCTGGGCAGGTGCGGCGGGGGCAGCCTGCTGAGCCCCGCCATGCGGCCCGGCGCCGTCGACCGCGGCTCGCTCATG ATGGGACACCCAGGGATGCCACATTACCCGCCCATGGGGATGCACCCCATGGGGCAGAGGCCACCGAATATGCCACCGGTTCCGCATGGTATGATGCCTCAGATGATGCCTCCCATGGGAGGACCGCCGATGGGGCAG ATGCCTGGAATGATGCAGTCGGTAATGCCTGGAATGATGATGTCTCACATGTCCCAAGCTGCTATGCAGCCTACAGTTCCG CCAGGGGTGAACAGCATGGACGCGCAAGTAG GTGTAACGCCACCTGGAACTCAG ACAACACATCCTGTAGTTTGCGCAGCTCAGCAAACCGCCACAACCAACAGTTCTGTTAATGAAGAGCACTCTAAACAG AAATCTACGTGGACAGAACACAAATCACCTGATGGAAGAACATACTACTATAATACTGAAACAAAGCAGTCTACGTGGGAGAAGCCAGATGATCTCAAAACACCAGCTGAG CAATTGTTGTCAAAGTGTCCCTGGAAAGAGTACAAATCTGATTCTGGAAAGCCATACTACTATAATTCCCAAACAAAGGAATCGCGCTGGGCAAAACCCAAAGAACTTGAAGATCTTGAAG CAATgattaaagcagaagaaaacag caccaagcctgaAGAGTCAACTGCAACAGCAtctgctgcaggagaagcagcaaacGCAACCACCGCAGCCACAACTGCTGCCGAAACCGCAGCAGCTGCCACCACTGCCACTACTGCAGCAACAACAGCCTCTGAAGGAGaaactgctgcagcttctgcgACAGAAAATGAGAGTACtgccacagccacagcagaggaACAGGGACAGCAAGCGACTTCTGCACCTGCTGCACAGGAACAGAGTGCAGAAACTGCAGCTAATGCAGCAGACGATTCTTCCAAGCAAGAGGGTTCAGCAGA TGCTGCTTCAAAGAAAGATGACGATGATGCACAGCCAGTTAAAAAAACCTATACGTGGAATacaaaggaagaagcaaagcaagcatTTAAAGAACTCCTAAAAGAAAAG AGAGTACCATCTAATGCATCTTGGGAGCAAGCTATGAAAATGATCATTAATGATCCCCGATACAG tGCTTTGGCAAAGTTGAGTGAAAAAAAGCAAGCCTTTAATGCTTACAAagttcaaacagaaaaagaagaaaaagaagaagcaagATCAAAATACAAAGAAGCTAAAGAATCCTTCCAGCGTTTTCTTGAAAACCATGAAAAGATGACATCCACAACAAGATACAA AAAAGCTGAACAAATGTTTGGGGAGATGGAAGTCTGGAATGCAATATCTGAGCGTGATCGTCTTGAAATTTATGAGGATGTCTTGTTTTTTCTGTCTAAGAAAGAGAAG GAACAAGCCAAACAGTTGCGAAAGAGGAATTGGGAAGCTTTAAAGAACATACTAGATAACATGGCTAATGTCACTTACTGCACTACTTGGTCAGAGGCTCAGCAGTATCTGATGGACAATCCTACGTTTGCAGAAGACGAGGAACTTCAGA ATATGGATAAGGAAGATGCGCTGATCTGTTTTGAAGAGCATATCAGGGCActggaaaaagaggaggaagaagaaaaacagaaaagcttgcTTAGAGAAAGAAGGCGGCAGCGTAAAAATAGAGAATCTTTTCAG ATATTTTTAGATGAACTTCATGAGCATGGACAATTACATTCAATGTCCTCTTGGATGGAGTTGTACCCAACCATAAGCTCTGACATCAGATTCACTAATATGCTTGGTCAACCTG GATCAACAGCACTTGATCTTTTCAAGTTCTATGTTGAAGACTTAAAAGCACGTTACCATGATGAAAAGAAGATAATAAAAGACATCTTAAAG GATAAAGGATTTGTGGTTGAAGTGAACACTTCCTTTGAAGACTTTGTCACGGTCATCAGCTCAACTAAAAGAGCTACAACTTTAGATGCAGGAAATATCAAGCTGGCTTTCAATAGC CTGCTAGAAAAGGCAGAAGCCCgtgaaagagagagggaaaaagaagaagctcGTAAAATGAAGCGGAAAGAGTCTGCCTTCAAGAGTATGCTGAAACAAGCTACTCCTCCAATTGAATTGGATGCTGTCTGGGAAGAT ATCAGAGATCGATTTGTGAAAGAACCAGCATTTGAAGACATCACTCTAGAGTccgaaagaaaaagaatatttaaagacTTCATGCATGTACTAGAG CATGAGTGTCAGCACCATCATTCAAAGAACAAGAAACATTCTAAAAAGTCTAAAAAACATCACAGGAAGCGGTCTCGCTCCCGTTCG GGCTCAGAGTCTGAGGATGATGATAgtcattcaaagaaaaaaaggcagcgGTCAGAATCTAGATCTGTTTCTGAGCGTTCTTCCAGTGCAGAATCTg AGAGAAGTTACAAGAAgtcaaaaaaacacaagaaaaagagcaagaagagaAGACACAAGTCT GGTAACTGGGACACTTCAGGCAGTGAGCTGAGCGAAGGGGAGCTGGAAAAACAGAGGCGGACTCTTTTGGAACAACTGGATGAAGATCAATGA
- the PRPF40A gene encoding pre-mRNA-processing factor 40 homolog A isoform X2 — translation MSGGDSAAAAAAASPQPLPFSLPKPPPLMQLTPGDAVRPVAAAAADQSPKGSRLAGRPDWPAGKPVSLLAPLLPPRGEPEPLMPFGPSSRQPLRGRLLGRCGGGSLLSPAMRPGAVDRGSLMMGHPGMPHYPPMGMHPMGQRPPNMPPVPHGMMPQMMPPMGGPPMGQMPGMMQSVMPGMMMSHMSQAAMQPTVPPGVNSMDAQVGVTPPGTQSSVLFRPQTTHPVVCAAQQTATTNSSVNEEHSKQKSTWTEHKSPDGRTYYYNTETKQSTWEKPDDLKTPAEQLLSKCPWKEYKSDSGKPYYYNSQTKESRWAKPKELEDLEAMIKAEENSTKPEESTATASAAGEAANATTAATTAAETAAAATTATTAATTASEGETAAASATENESTATATAEEQGQQATSAPAAQEQSAETAANAADDSSKQEGSADAASKKDDDDAQPVKKTYTWNTKEEAKQAFKELLKEKRVPSNASWEQAMKMIINDPRYSALAKLSEKKQAFNAYKVQTEKEEKEEARSKYKEAKESFQRFLENHEKMTSTTRYKKAEQMFGEMEVWNAISERDRLEIYEDVLFFLSKKEKEQAKQLRKRNWEALKNILDNMANVTYCTTWSEAQQYLMDNPTFAEDEELQNMDKEDALICFEEHIRALEKEEEEEKQKSLLRERRRQRKNRESFQIFLDELHEHGQLHSMSSWMELYPTISSDIRFTNMLGQPGSTALDLFKFYVEDLKARYHDEKKIIKDILKDKGFVVEVNTSFEDFVTVISSTKRATTLDAGNIKLAFNSLLEKAEAREREREKEEARKMKRKESAFKSMLKQATPPIELDAVWEDIRDRFVKEPAFEDITLESERKRIFKDFMHVLEHECQHHHSKNKKHSKKSKKHHRKRSRSRSGSESEDDDSHSKKKRQRSESRSVSERSSSAESERSYKKSKKHKKKSKKRRHKSDSPESDIEREKDKKERERESEKDRARQRSESKHKSPTKKRPGKDSGNWDTSGSELSEGELEKQRRTLLEQLDEDQ, via the exons ATGTCGGGCGGCGACTCCGCGGCGGCGGCTGCCGCGGCCTCCCCTCAGCCGCTGCCCTTCTCGCTGCCCAAGCCGCCCCCCCTCATGCAGCTGACTCCGGGGGACGCCGTCCGGCCcgtggccgccgccgccgccgaccAATCGCCGAAGGGCAGCCGGCTGGCGGGCCGCCCCGATTGGCCGGCGGGGAAGCCAGTCAGCCTGCTGGCGCCGCTGCTCCCGCCCCGCGGCGAGCCCGAGCCCCTGATGCCCTTCGGGCCCTCGTCGCGGCAGCCGCTGCGCGGGCGGCTCCTGGGCAGGTGCGGCGGGGGCAGCCTGCTGAGCCCCGCCATGCGGCCCGGCGCCGTCGACCGCGGCTCGCTCATG ATGGGACACCCAGGGATGCCACATTACCCGCCCATGGGGATGCACCCCATGGGGCAGAGGCCACCGAATATGCCACCGGTTCCGCATGGTATGATGCCTCAGATGATGCCTCCCATGGGAGGACCGCCGATGGGGCAG ATGCCTGGAATGATGCAGTCGGTAATGCCTGGAATGATGATGTCTCACATGTCCCAAGCTGCTATGCAGCCTACAGTTCCG CCAGGGGTGAACAGCATGGACGCGCAAGTAG GTGTAACGCCACCTGGAACTCAG AGCTCTGTTTTGTTTCGCCCTCAGACAACACATCCTGTAGTTTGCGCAGCTCAGCAAACCGCCACAACCAACAGTTCTGTTAATGAAGAGCACTCTAAACAG AAATCTACGTGGACAGAACACAAATCACCTGATGGAAGAACATACTACTATAATACTGAAACAAAGCAGTCTACGTGGGAGAAGCCAGATGATCTCAAAACACCAGCTGAG CAATTGTTGTCAAAGTGTCCCTGGAAAGAGTACAAATCTGATTCTGGAAAGCCATACTACTATAATTCCCAAACAAAGGAATCGCGCTGGGCAAAACCCAAAGAACTTGAAGATCTTGAAG CAATgattaaagcagaagaaaacag caccaagcctgaAGAGTCAACTGCAACAGCAtctgctgcaggagaagcagcaaacGCAACCACCGCAGCCACAACTGCTGCCGAAACCGCAGCAGCTGCCACCACTGCCACTACTGCAGCAACAACAGCCTCTGAAGGAGaaactgctgcagcttctgcgACAGAAAATGAGAGTACtgccacagccacagcagaggaACAGGGACAGCAAGCGACTTCTGCACCTGCTGCACAGGAACAGAGTGCAGAAACTGCAGCTAATGCAGCAGACGATTCTTCCAAGCAAGAGGGTTCAGCAGA TGCTGCTTCAAAGAAAGATGACGATGATGCACAGCCAGTTAAAAAAACCTATACGTGGAATacaaaggaagaagcaaagcaagcatTTAAAGAACTCCTAAAAGAAAAG AGAGTACCATCTAATGCATCTTGGGAGCAAGCTATGAAAATGATCATTAATGATCCCCGATACAG tGCTTTGGCAAAGTTGAGTGAAAAAAAGCAAGCCTTTAATGCTTACAAagttcaaacagaaaaagaagaaaaagaagaagcaagATCAAAATACAAAGAAGCTAAAGAATCCTTCCAGCGTTTTCTTGAAAACCATGAAAAGATGACATCCACAACAAGATACAA AAAAGCTGAACAAATGTTTGGGGAGATGGAAGTCTGGAATGCAATATCTGAGCGTGATCGTCTTGAAATTTATGAGGATGTCTTGTTTTTTCTGTCTAAGAAAGAGAAG GAACAAGCCAAACAGTTGCGAAAGAGGAATTGGGAAGCTTTAAAGAACATACTAGATAACATGGCTAATGTCACTTACTGCACTACTTGGTCAGAGGCTCAGCAGTATCTGATGGACAATCCTACGTTTGCAGAAGACGAGGAACTTCAGA ATATGGATAAGGAAGATGCGCTGATCTGTTTTGAAGAGCATATCAGGGCActggaaaaagaggaggaagaagaaaaacagaaaagcttgcTTAGAGAAAGAAGGCGGCAGCGTAAAAATAGAGAATCTTTTCAG ATATTTTTAGATGAACTTCATGAGCATGGACAATTACATTCAATGTCCTCTTGGATGGAGTTGTACCCAACCATAAGCTCTGACATCAGATTCACTAATATGCTTGGTCAACCTG GATCAACAGCACTTGATCTTTTCAAGTTCTATGTTGAAGACTTAAAAGCACGTTACCATGATGAAAAGAAGATAATAAAAGACATCTTAAAG GATAAAGGATTTGTGGTTGAAGTGAACACTTCCTTTGAAGACTTTGTCACGGTCATCAGCTCAACTAAAAGAGCTACAACTTTAGATGCAGGAAATATCAAGCTGGCTTTCAATAGC CTGCTAGAAAAGGCAGAAGCCCgtgaaagagagagggaaaaagaagaagctcGTAAAATGAAGCGGAAAGAGTCTGCCTTCAAGAGTATGCTGAAACAAGCTACTCCTCCAATTGAATTGGATGCTGTCTGGGAAGAT ATCAGAGATCGATTTGTGAAAGAACCAGCATTTGAAGACATCACTCTAGAGTccgaaagaaaaagaatatttaaagacTTCATGCATGTACTAGAG CATGAGTGTCAGCACCATCATTCAAAGAACAAGAAACATTCTAAAAAGTCTAAAAAACATCACAGGAAGCGGTCTCGCTCCCGTTCG GGCTCAGAGTCTGAGGATGATGATAgtcattcaaagaaaaaaaggcagcgGTCAGAATCTAGATCTGTTTCTGAGCGTTCTTCCAGTGCAGAATCTg AGAGAAGTTACAAGAAgtcaaaaaaacacaagaaaaagagcaagaagagaAGACACAAGTCT GATTCACCAGAATCAGATATTGAAcgagaaaaagacaaaaaagaaagagagagagaaagtgaaaaggATAGAGCTAGACAAAGATCTGAATCAAAACATAAATCTCCGACTAAAAAACGACCTGGAAAAGATTCT GGTAACTGGGACACTTCAGGCAGTGAGCTGAGCGAAGGGGAGCTGGAAAAACAGAGGCGGACTCTTTTGGAACAACTGGATGAAGATCAATGA